Below is a genomic region from Bacteroidia bacterium.
AGAAGGGCTATTTTAGGTAAACAATTTTTCTAATCTAAACAGGAAGAATTTTACATCCGTAACCCCTCTTAAATTAGCTCTAAATTGTTTTATTTTTGAGTTGAATGATTCTGCATTGGCATTGGTGTTTCTGTTATTAAAGAAGTTAAGGATGTTTTCAAAGTGATGTTCAATGGAGTTTACCAC
It encodes:
- a CDS encoding transposase; translation: MYKLQYKADAIIKFKEWKQRVIEMKIDEFNSVVNSIEHHFENILNFFNNRNTNANAESFNSKIKQFRANLRGVTDVKFFLFRLEKLFT